In the Mesoplodon densirostris isolate mMesDen1 chromosome 11, mMesDen1 primary haplotype, whole genome shotgun sequence genome, AAGAGATGAAACAATTTCTGATTCTAGGGAACTCAGTCCCTAGATTAAGAGAAGATACATAACTAACTCTAATATAAGATTGAGGGATCAAGACTCTAAGAAAAGTGTGAACCACTTTCCTAGACCTGTGTAGAGAAGATGtgagattatttttaagaagGATCATTTTGAGAGAACTCATGCagatatggttttttttttttttttttttttgccatacgcgggcctctcactgttgcggcctctcccgtcgtggagcacaggctccggacgcgcaggctcagtggccatggctcacgggcccagctgctccacggcatgtgggaccctcctggaccggggcccgaacccgtgtcccctgcatcggcaggcggactctcaaccactgcgccaccagggaagccccagataatgATTTTTAGGCTGGACTTGGATGGCTGGGTGCCATTCTGAGAGGCACAGTTGTGGGAAATCAaggaacagcatgagcaaaggctcaggtgtgtttttttttaggaATGACTAGTCATCCAACGCGCCTGAATAGGAATAGATCacttttattgagtgcttactacatgACAGGCAAAATTCTTAGCACTTTATAAATTATCATCTGACAATTTTCAACTGAAGCCTGGAGAAGATACTAATATTAGGCTCACTTTGAAGATAAGGAAACCTAGCTACAGAAGAGTTAAGAAGCTTACTCAAAATCATATAGCTAGATAGCAGTGGAGACAGGATTCAAGTCTGCATTCATAACTGCAATACTGCTGTGTATACAGTACAGGTTGAAAGGCAAGTTGGGCTGGAATCAAATAGTGGAGGGTCTTCTGTGCCATCCCTAAGTGCTGTATTTCATAAGTAAATTacgaagagaggagaaaaaacaatcctatttgtatctgaaaggaaaaaaatgtttaaaaaaatctatcattAGTGATTATTTGGAAAAATTTATCATCTAGAGCTTTgctgttcaatatggtagccTCTTGCCACACATGGCTACTGAGCATTTGAATATGGTGAGTCCAAACTGAGATGTACCATGGGTATAAAATGCACACCAGATTTCTAGGATTTAGTATGACAAAAAGAatgtacaatattttattaatatttttctgtattgatacatattgaaatgatattttggatatattggtttaagtacaataaatttaaaaattatttttccctgtttctttttaccCTTAGTAATGGGGCTATTAGAAAattggcttgcattatatttctgttgggcATTGTTGGTCAGAGCAACATAAATTTGTGGTAGATATTATATTAACCATCTTTGATGAAGGGCTCCCTACCACACTGGTTTTCTAACCACATtcttttccttgctttctggtcatttgcaagaaaaattttaagaggcACCCCCTTTGTAAAGGTTTGAGAGCCcctagaatttccttttttacttGCTTCCGACCACAAACGAATGATCAATGTAATCTCTGGATGAGGAATCAACATTTTACAAGGGCAAAGAGAGGAGGTGCACAAAAATTTCCAATCCTTGGATGGTGTGAAGTGAAAGTGCTTTCAAAGTATCCCACAAGAATGGCACAGGTGGGCATGATGGGTCTGTCTCCTCGTCAAAAGACCCAAGGAGTTGAAAGGAAACTCTTAACTACAACACCAAAATGCCACAAAACCATAGTTATTAATACCAACTAACTAGCATCTCTATCTGTCACCATCTCATCTTAAAAAACTTGTGAAAATACGTAATCCTGATGAGACTTCAACTAGGTATAAATACCAGTAGCAAAAGGAGACAGTACATTCTTCTGATCATCTGCAGATCAGCTATTAGAAAAGAGAGATCAGCTACATCCTTGGGACCTGATCAACTTAATACAGGAGCTACAACTACTTCACCTAACTCTCTCCGAAACAATGAAATATACCAGTTATTTCTTAGCTTTTCAGCTGTGCGTGATTTTGGGTTCTTCTGGCTCTTACTGCCAGGccccattttttaaagaaatagaaaacctaaaGGAATATCTTGTAAGTATGACCTTTTAATAATACTTGCTTGTGGTTGAAATGACTGATGTTTGATGTTGACTTGTAATTGTATCTATGATGGGCTCTCATCTCTAGCCCACAGTCATCTTGAGAAGACTTGGTGTTATTGTGACTGTTGTTGGCTGGATGTGTTTTTTTGACTAAACGATCTAGATAATACTTTAACTCTCTGCTCAATTTGCTATAGAGATTTAGTGAGGATTCATGAATCCTCCAAAAGATGGGCATAATATGGGTATACTTTATAGTGTTGCTAATTTTGTGTTGAGAATCCGTTCAATTATGATGTCAAGTAGTATGCATACTGAAAAAATGACTAggtctttctttctgatttctcagGCTGCTATGATGGTGACAGTCAAAGGAAGGTCAAGATTAGCATTAAAAATGGTCATTTGAAATAACTGATCAATTAAAGTAGCTGAGGTCCTTAAAgctttggcttaaaaaaaatcacttataggtgtttttCTCCAAaaagtggttttaaaattttactgtccCATCCAGATTGTCTGTGAATTACTCTTGGAGTAGTCatttgctgagattttttttgtagaagtttaatctgctttctatttaaaaattgttttctttcattttatgagtttcttaacatttttacttATGGttaattaaaatagttttttgcattttaaatattttattatatgtccAAAATTTAGCTACTATAATTACAGCTGGAGCTATCTTTTAAAGCTGACATAATACCTTATAGGAGGGCACAGGTAGAGCTTATAGAAACCTGTACCATAGCGTGGCAGTATTTTATAGTGAGATGGCTTTGCTGGGGTTTTTTACTAGACCTAGAAATACTTTCTGTCCCTTACTATAGTTATTTGGGACAACTGAAGTATCATCAGCCTTGTTGAGTTCATTTGTGAAGTTATATTAGTAAATAAGAAAGCTAAAATAGCATGATAGCCTTTGGCTGTATCCAACATGATAGCTTTTGAGAAAACATTGTTAGAACTAAACAGAGTGTTGAAAAGAAAATCAGTGAACATTGTCAGCATCCAAGTTCAATAAAACTTGAAGTACAGTTTTAGGGCAATTTATGGACTGATTGTAAACCaatgttttcctgttttgttttgttttctcagaaTGCAAGTAACCCAGATGTAGCTGCTGGTGGGCCTCTTTTCTTAGAAATTTTGAAGAATTGGAAAGATGTAAGCTGAACATTTCCATTTGGCTAATTTTCCTATTGCTTATTTTCTGATGGATAAATTCACATCAACTTCTCTTTGTGCCTTTTTCTCCCAAGGAGAGTgacaaaaaaataattcagagccaAATCATCTCCTTCTACTTCAAACTCTTTGAAAACTTAAAAGATAACCAGATCATTCAAAGGAGCATGGATATCATCAAACAGGACATGTTTCAGAAGTTCTTAAATGGCAGCTCTGAGAAACTGGATGACTTCAAAAAGCTGATTCAAATTCCGGTGAGATGATCTtaattcgtttttttttttttttttttttttttggtttcattgcaGAGGCTCTTGCAAAGCACTTCATTCCCAGAAAGTAGAAATTAGCTACTGGGTACAGTTGTTAAAGCTATGAAATGAACCTGTGGCCAAAACCCGTCTTTACCAATTCTGTTTGTGTTTTGGGTGACTTTGCCAAGTCAGTTATGTGAGTCACTTAAATTTCTGATTTGGGAAAATACTGGAATTATGCCTACAGCACAAAGATAGGTGAATGAACAAATCAGTGAGAAAGAAGTAGTGAAGAAGTGGGGGGAGTATTGAAAAGCAGTTCTCCCATTGCCCCTTGTTTGTGTGTTGGAAATTCTCTTGCTTTGAATAGGAGGTTGCATGTCTTAATGGAAAGAGCAGTGGGAGGGCCGGGGGAGAAGATGTGTGTTGCTCCTCCCAGCTCAGCCACCAAAGAAATGTGTGATCTCAGATGAATCACAGGCCTGGCTGGGgctgtttcctcatcttaaaaggAGCCTGTTGGGTTCACTATAATTTCTATGGTCTCCTTTGCTCTAAAATTCTACAATGCCatggagagaaaatgagaatgagTTAGGAGAAAGGTATGGCCTTTGAGGAGACAAAGGTCCTCCTACAGCCAGACTCTGGTCAACCTCTCAGATCGTGCAGCCCAAGTAGAGGTGAGAgtgtttatttttagaaaagaaaataggtaGAATTTATACCTTATGAAACAATTGTCCTACCAACTTTTGGATACTAGAACATCTTGGCTGGAGAAATCCTTAGGCTCCTCAGCTTTATCTTATCAAATTGCCTTGAGTCTTTAAAGTTATGGTTTCTAGAAGGTGAAAAATAACTTTGAAGCATAAAGATGtcacattttccaaaatttcatcTAAGAGACAAAGGCCTCcagattttttgggggggcaggggggttgGCTTTGGTATAAATAGGCTTGAATGAGAAGAGGAGGGGTCCCGTTATGACGTGTGCTCTCAGGATTTGTGCCCAGCTCTCCCTATTACTGGGTCTGCCGCTCAGCAATCTCACATAAGCTCCTAGGAACTGAAATAAGTGCTTGCTCTTCAAGGTTTCTCTAGTCTCCAGTACGTTCGATGGTATGAGAGTGGCTTGGAAAAATTATAAGACCATTACTACTTCCACTGGTAATGTTTTCCGGTGTTCAGCAGACATCCATTGGTTGCAAGCTAGAGAATGAAAAAGCACTTATTCCTAGCCCAGTGCTGCCTCTGGCTTGCTGTTCAGTCCTGGATGAGTCTCTTAGTTTCTTGGTGATGCTTTGAACACTGGAAAGTTCAATTTAACACTTGTAAACACACACCCGGTAGAAACTTTTCTACTCTGCTGTAACTGGGCcttgaaaaaaacaacaactgtggGTCCCATCCTTCTGGAAGCTCCAAGCCTCCTGCTTCACAATGGCAGTCCTGAGTGAACTCTCAACCATTGTCATTTTTTGCTCAATTGCGAACATATTTAAGGCATGTTATGCCTTTTAGTCCTGTAGCCTAGTCATTCTCAGAAATGTGGCAAGGTGGCTGCAGTGTTTCCAGCTTTAGAAAGACATCCAGTGGCAGAGCAAAGATGAAAGTAAATGGTCCTCATTTTATGAAGCATGACCTCACCTAAATGGTCCTATTGGGTAGAGTGAGAGAATAGTTCAATTTGCTGGAATGGAAGGCAGGGTACTGGGAAATTTactttcattcctaattttaagTGTTATATTCCAGTAATTGATTATTGCCATGTAAATAtgattcatgtttatttttaatcccaTTATGGAAATGATGAGACTAACctaatttgggggaaattaaaaattatgattttcaTGTGACTTGGACTTGGTGTTTACAAAGTACTGAACCTataccagtggttttcaaactttggtGGTGCCTGAATCACCTGGTGATGTTAGTAACTACACAATGGCCCAGGCCTAGTCTGATTTCATACACCTGGGTGTCTGAGTTCTTCATTAGATCTCCAGGTTATTCTTCTACACACCAAAGGTGAGAGCCATTGGCTAGAGTAACTCATTTGATACTTATAGCAAAGACTAAGTACAAAGTGATAGAAGTGGTAGAGAGCCTAGAGGTCAATCTCCTCATCattcagaggagaaaacagatttggagaggttaagtgactagTTTAAAGTCACATGTATTGTACACACAGAATTCAAACACACATTTTTTTGTCACTACTTCAGGGCTCTTTCCGCTATATAATTTTCAGAATTCTGTAGTGGTAAATTAAAGAATATGTAATGTGTCCCACCATGTTACAGCACAACTagcaatttaattataattttagtcttaatcactgaagaaaccaacaTTACATATTAAGGTAATATATTGCtagtgaaaataatttattttaaaggaatactTCTACTTTCTTGGACCATGACAGCAGAATATCCTAATGATCTGTATGCCTGAAATtaattttgctgttttctttcccaATAGGTAGATGATCTGCAGATCCAGCGCAAAGCCATAAGTGAACTCATCAATGTGATGAATGACCTGTCGCCAATATCTAACCTCAGAAAGCGGAGGAGAAGTCAGAATCTGTTTCGAGGCCAGAGAGTGTCGAAATAATCCTGCCTgcaatatttgaatttttaaatctaaatctatttattaatatttaatattttacattatttatatgGGGAATATATATTTAGACTTATCAATCAAAGTATTTATAATAGTAATTTTTATGTCATGAAAATGAGTATCTATTAATTTATGTGTTATTTATAATTCCTGTATCCTGTGACTATTTCACTTGACCCTTTTTTTTCTGACTCACTAGGCAAGTCTATGTGATTACAAGGCTTTATCTCAGGGGCCAACTAGGCAGCTGACCTAAGCAAGACCCTGTGGGTTGTGCATTTATTTCACTTGATGATATAATGAATGCTgataaatgaaatgatgccatccTGTTGCTGCCTATTTGAGACTATGTCTGCCTTCTGAGCCACTGCTATGATGGCATGTCAGACAGCACTTGACTGTGTCAGGCAATATGACTTGTCCCCTGATAAAAACATAGCATCTCATCTCATCTCATGCCTGGTGCTTCAGAATATTGCTGACAATTGTGATTGTACCCAAATGGAAAGTAATATGTTtatcaatatttaatatatatgaataaagtGTAATTTCATAACTATTTATGCTGTGTCAGACTGTTTCTAAAGTGGGGACCAGATTAAATGAACCACGGACTAATTAATTAGTAGAAGGAGAGTTATTTTTAGCTGTGGAAATATTAGAGTTGGATTAAGACCCATTAAAATTGGTGTTTCTCTCCGCTGGTGATTTGTTGGTTTCCAGTGTTCTATTTGGTAGCTGTTTGAGTTATCTCTCCAAAATATGGATGTAACTATGTAGCCATTTACTTCAGAGCTTCTTCTGTGGAAAGTAGTCCAAATTGTTTAGCTTGGCACACAaagatttatttctcctttctccctcaaCTCCCCATGGCATCCTTCATCTTGGCATCCCCTTTGTCCTCTGGCCACTTTGGGCAAACACCATTTGGTATGGAATAGTGAGTGGGAACTCTAGGGAGAGAGGCTTGGATTGGAATCTTGGTCCTGCCATTACAAGTAGTGTGACCCTCAtattctctaagcttcagtttcctcatctgataaAGAATTGTGCCTTCCTCATAATATTGTGGGGAGAGTTTATTCTttcactcaagaaatatttactgcagcacctaccatgtgcctggTGCTGTTCCAGGCACTTGAGATACATTTGTGAATGAAACAAACAAGGATCCGTGCCCTCGAGGAATTTAGAATTTAGCAAaggggagacagataataaacgaAATACACAATATGTTTGTAAATTGCATGGTATGTTAGAAGGTGATTGGTGTCATggagaaaaggtaaaaatgaatAGGGGAACTGGGAAAACTACAGGTGGGACAAAGCACATGGGCTAGAGGTTTAAATGGAGTAATTATAATTGGCTTCATTGAGGAGATAACAATTGAGGAAGCACTTGTAAGAGCCAAGAGAGGATTCTAGGCAAagggaacatttttgcaaaggcTCTAAAGTGGAAACTTGCCTTGAATGGTAAAAGAAGAGCCAGCACTCCAGTGTGGTTGGAGCAAAATGAGTCAAGAATATCTCTAATTTTTTAGCTGAGCAACTAAAAAGATGAAGTTGTCATCACCTGAGATGGGGAAACTGGAGGTAGCAGGTTTTGGGTGGAAAACtagaaattcaattttaaagGTTAAGTTTAAGGAGTCCATTAGATTTCAAAGTGGAGATGCTGAGTAGGCTATTGGGTATATCAGTCTGGAGTTGAGAGAGAACTCTGGATGGTTGATGTAAATTTAGGAGTTGAAGGTAGAGCAGGTATTTAAAGACCTAATACCAGCTGAACTTATGAAGGTCATGAGTTTAcataatgaagagaaagaaagcaaagtatTGAGTCTTAAGGCACACTATCTTTAAGAGGCTGGGGAGAGACCAACCAAAGAGACTGAAAAGAAATGGCCagtgaaataaaaagacaacctaaaaaTGAGATGTCCtgaaagccaagtgaagaaaacaTTTCAGGAATAAACTGTATTAAATGCAGTTAAGTCTGGTCAAATGAGGACTGAGAACTGAACACTGGATTTAGGAACATGGAAACCATTGCTGACCTTGGACAAGAGAAATTCAGTTAGAGGGTGAGGGTAAAAGCCTGATTAGAATGGGATTAAGAGAGACATTGGAGACAATAAACATGGATAActctttttagactttttttttttttttggcaaaggaGAACAAAGAAAGGGGTAGATGTCAGGATACGACAtcaaaagaagttttaaatttttttagttgTTGCTTTTAAGATGGGAGTAGTATGTTTACATATTAGTAGAAATGATCTAAGAGTAAAACAATACATGATataggagagagaggaaagaacttCAGAGTACTTCCATGAGTAAGAAAGAGAGATGAACTGAGGACACAGAAGAATTGGCTTTAGGCAGGTGCACAAAAAATTTATCTTTGTTAACAGGTGGGAAGGTAGACTATGTGGGTTCTGATGTTGGTAGCTGAGTAAATGCAGTGGTGAGAACTTCTGGAAATTTTAACTGGTTGTTTAaagttttctcagtgaaatagaaaGCTGAGAGTGAGGTTCAGGGAGTGTTGGAGGCTTGCGAGAAGCAGAAGTATGGATCTATCAGGAGAGTGCAATGTGGATTACCAGGCAACTTTAAGGTCCCACTTGAAGTTCAAGGTCATGAAATTATGGAACACCAGTTGGTGTAGTTGAGTGTTTGTCTCTATCCACATTGAGCTGTGGGTGAATATATATAGAGAAGAGACAGACAGTTACATTTAGCAGACTTTGATTTGGCCAAGTAAGTAGGATAGGGAGAATGAGGACAAGGAAGTCATGGGGATACACAAGGGTGTACTCATGATGGTTCATGAACTGGTAATGAACTCTAAGCTGGTTAAGAAGGAGAAAGACTATTAACAAGTTTGCTGAAGAAAGGCAAAGAAGTGATTACATGAAAGGATATCTGCCCCACCTCTGGGCCCGAAAGACGGGTGAGAAAACAGCCACCATTtgaggaggatggaagggaagcaGTGTCTTTAAGGGAAAATCAGTTTATCTTTTGAGTATGAGGAAGTCAAGGATAGGATGAATTTGGTTAGTGCGGGACTGTGAATTCCAGATCCAGTGAGTTAGGGGTATGAGAGGAGGTCATAAAAGGGAATGTACATAGGGATGTGTTGTGAGTCTGGGACTTCTCATGATCACTAACATAAACAAGGATAATGGATATAATAGATTAATTCTACTGGCTTTGGGGTATATAGTGGGGGCACAATTGTGAGTGTCAAGGGCAGAAAGGGTTAGTTATCTGGGGCTTCCTTCTCAACTACTTTATTTAATGCTCCCACAGCAATACTGTTAAGTGAAATAGTTTATGTAAAAGCATCGGTTTAGTCCTTGACAATAATCAGAGGTCATTATTTTGATTGTTGGGTAGTAGCTGAATACCAGTGGGTGAGACTCGATCCCCATTCCCTGGGCTTCTTTTTCCagtctaaagtttttttttgtttttgtttttttggctgcaccgtgaggcttgcgggatcttttttttttttaaattaattaattaattaatttatttatttttggctgtgttgggtcttcgtttctgtgtgagggctttctccagttgtggcaagcgggggccactcttcatcgcggtgcgcgggcctctcactatcgtggcctctcttgttgcggagcacaagctccagacgcgcaggctcagtagttgtggctcacgggcccaggtgctccgcagcatgtgggatcttcccggaccgggtcacaaacccacgtcccctgcattggcaggcagattctcaaccactgcaccaccacggaagccccagtCTAAAGTTTTTATCAATCATTTCCAACAAAGTCAGCCTtccccataaaaaaaaaaatatatcattgtaCAGCTACTAAAAAGAATGtctttcctttttagttttattgccttcttttatttttcactaaaaTTTTATGTTAGCCATTATTAAATAGTTATACTGAATAGATAGTTGATTGGAAGAATTGGGGAGGATTGAGGTAATCTTGGCCTGTCTGGAATTCAATCGGCATCTGAATGCttatagagaaggaaaatatcttctcttttttaaaggcagcattatttattatatatttttttaatttatttttttttggttgcgttgggtcctcgttgctgcacgcgggctttctctagttggggcgagggGGGCTGCTCttattgtggtgtgtgggcttctcactgcggtggcttctcttgttgcagagcacaggatctaggcactcgggcttcagtagttgcagcaagaaggctcagtagttgtggctcgtgggttctagcgcgcaggctcagtagttgtggcgcacaggcttagttgctctgtggcatcttcccagatcaggggtCGAACCCCGGTCCccggccttggcaggtggattgttaaccactgtgccaccagggaagtcccgaaaaatatttttttctctatcgtTTTAAACTCTTGACTGGGATCctgtaacaaaagacagattaacaagagaaaagcataca is a window encoding:
- the IFNG gene encoding interferon gamma; this translates as MKYTSYFLAFQLCVILGSSGSYCQAPFFKEIENLKEYLNASNPDVAAGGPLFLEILKNWKDESDKKIIQSQIISFYFKLFENLKDNQIIQRSMDIIKQDMFQKFLNGSSEKLDDFKKLIQIPVDDLQIQRKAISELINVMNDLSPISNLRKRRRSQNLFRGQRVSK